Proteins encoded together in one Styela clava chromosome 12, kaStyClav1.hap1.2, whole genome shotgun sequence window:
- the LOC120329444 gene encoding 4-galactosyl-N-acetylglucosaminide 3-alpha-L-fucosyltransferase FUT6-like, translating into MLDYSMVYARKKTVLFVFSVLFLSLLASIRYQSIPQIIAFDVRLEEHGVFRNSTHLPASYRPKILIWAKQYHKIDWTLPDLLAFHGGCDVSWDRNEYATSDAILFYMKSCSSRDLPNARKRSRHQAFVWWAHESPWTVLHYYGHKLEDFNNYFNWTMTYRRDSDILASFAPTPSMDYLLYRFDRKGEMVNKKLLKRPVMSNTSFAIQKKKLLDSKSRMIAWVASDCDVTEGASERLKLVEKLERLGNIHLDKFGKCANAEIPYNYTVLFQTLKPYKFYLAFENSYHCRDYITEKAFYNGLVAGTVPIVHGPTIGDTEKILPKGSFIHIESFKNLTSLAEYLVYLDSNDTAYLEYFKWWKLHGTRIIPRFGFNYGSRPINYNRTDPEDFQTVAQHNVWTSAIQDDMMEIERFGLYHLCRKLLKMDHIKTSKSISNLSHWWYGTENEECLK; encoded by the exons ATGTTAGATTATTCCATGGTATACGCGAGAAAGAAGACTGTCCTTTTTGTTTTTTCTGTTCTTTTCCTATCACTGTTAGCATCCATAAGATACCAAAGTATTCCACAAATAATTGCCTTCGACGTGAGGCTAGAAGAGCACGGAGTCTTTAGGAATTCAACTCATTTACCAG CCTCTTATCGGCCGAAAATTTTAATATGGGCGAAACAGTACCATAAAATTGACTGGACATTACCAGATTTACTCGCTTTTCACGGTGGGTGTGACGTTTCATGGGACAGAAATGAATACGCTACTAGTGatgctattttattttatatgaaatCTTGTAGTAGTAGAGATCTTCCAAATGCTAGGAAAAG AAGCAGACATCAAGCATTTGTATGGTGGGCTCACGAATCACCATGGACTGTTCTGCATTATTATGGTCACAAATTAGAagattttaataattattttaattggaCAATGACATATCGACGTGATTCAGATATTCTGGCATCGTTTGCTCCTACTCCAAGTATGGACTATTTGCTGTATAGGTTTGACAG GAAAGGTGAAATGGTGAATAAAAAACTACTAAAGCGTCCTGTAATGTCAAATACGTCATTTGCGATTCAAAAGAAAAAACTTTTAGATAGCAAGTCACGAATGATTGCATGGGTTGCTAGCGATTGCGATGTTACAGAGGGTGCAAGTGAAAGACTAAAATTGGTTGAAAAACTGGAACGTTTAG GTAATATTCATTTAGACAAGTTTGGAAAATGTGCCAATGCTGAAATTCCTTACAACTACACAGTGTTATTTCAGACTTTGAAgccttacaaattttatttggcTTTTGAAAATTCTTATCATTGTAGGGATTATATAACAGAAAAAGCTTTTTATAATGGTTTGGTTGCTGGTACAGTTCCAATAGTCCATGGGCCAACTATTGGAGATACAGAAAAAATACTTCCTAAGGGTTCTTTCATACATATCGAGAGTTTCAAGAATTTGACATCCCTTGCTGAATATTTGGTATATCTGGATTCAAACGACACAGCTTATTTAGAATATTTCAAATGGTGGAAACTGCATGGAACTCGCATCATACCCAGATTTGGATTTAATTATGGTTCTAGGCCTATTAATTACAATAGAACTGATCCAGAGGACTTCCAAACTGTTGCGCAGCACAATGTTTGGACTTCTGCTATTCAGGATGACATGATGGAAATAGAAAGATTTGGGCTTTATCATTTGTGTAGAAAACTGTTGAAAATGGATCATATTAAGACTTCAAAATCGATTTCAAATCTTAGTCATTGGTGGTATGGTACTGAAAATGAAGAATGTCTCAAATAA